The following coding sequences lie in one Rutidosis leptorrhynchoides isolate AG116_Rl617_1_P2 chromosome 4, CSIRO_AGI_Rlap_v1, whole genome shotgun sequence genomic window:
- the LOC139841734 gene encoding uncharacterized protein: MGMKVKHLMIFAEKMLKIFWQMFSKALCQIQCNISLNSQISSTLGVYSGLTDSLDYPQRFEGMVSTYNWDEPVPCRVFPMTLQGSAREWFHSLQACGIIGFVDLREKFLLQFQNLLSQKKTHIECHDIKQGNKETLSALLTRLRRDVPQTFAKVQQETYDYLRDGEDSTITPACGWGRDKSWQDDNDSFLNGNMDSYRGSGFPRRNNGGGYLRNERFQGQNDNHGYGHRDRYSMRKWNNESFNIIHMLTKTPKEILIQERVAKSFPDPQPLGENSRCDRSKFYIFHDDYGHDTNRCRDLAELIAEAYEQGKLDLLIAQNTASTANVIIMPTEANTSNAPNVVD; the protein is encoded by the exons aTGGGAATGAAGGTGAAGCATCTGATGATATTCGCAGAGAAGATGCTTAAAATTTTTTGGCAGATGTTTTCAAAAGCATTGTGCCAAattcaatgcaacataagtttgaacaGCCAAATTTCTT CAACATTGGGAGTTTACTCAGGTTTAACCGATTCTTTAGATTATCCGCAACGCTTTGAAGGGATGGTGAGCACCTATAACTGGGATGAGCCAGTTCCTTGTAGAGTTTTCCCTATGACTctgcaagggtcagcaagggagtgGTTCCATAGCCTACAAGCTTGCGGTATTATTGGCTTTGTCGATCTTCGCGAAAAATTCTTGTTGCAGTTCCAGAATCTATTGTCGCAGAAAAAGACGCATATAGAATGTCATgatattaaacaaggcaacaaAGAAACTTTAAGTGCATTACTCACGCG ATTGCGAAGAGATGTCCCGCAGACTTTTGCTAAGGTTCAGcaagaaacatatgattatctccggGATGGAGAGGATAGTACTATAACCCCTGCATGTGggtggggtagagacaaaagttggcaGGATGACAATGATTCTTTTCTCAATGGTAACATGGATAGTTATCGCGGTTCTGGATTTCCCCGGAGAAATAACGGCGGTGGTTACCTGCGAAATGAGAGGTTTCAGGGTCAGAATGATAACCATGGTTATGGTCATCGCGATCGCTATTCTATGCGAAAGTGGAACAACGAatctttcaatatcattcatatgctAACAAAAACCCCTAAAGAAATTTTGATACAAGAAAGGGTTGCAAAGTCTTTTCCTGATCCACAGCCTTTGGGAGAGAATAGTAGGTGTGATCGGTCAAAGTTTTATATTTTCCATGACGATTATGGACATGACACCAACCGCTGTAGAGATTTGGCGGAATTGATCGCAGAGGCATATGAACAAGGTAAGCTGGACCTTTTAATCGCGCAGAACACTGCAAGTACTGCGAATGTgattataatgcctacagaagccAATACCTCAAATGCGCCAAATGTGGTTGACTGA